Below is a window of Malania oleifera isolate guangnan ecotype guangnan chromosome 1, ASM2987363v1, whole genome shotgun sequence DNA.
tgagtaccactagtcttctcttcaactcgtgactccttacGTATTATTTTCTTCaacatcgcaagttcatcaaaagtcacatcttGACTTAGAATCACTTTTTtttgtctctagacaccaaagacgatatcctttgactcctgcacttatcctcaagaatattgctttcttggctcttggatccaacttagattctttaacatgataataagccatagtaccaaatacatgtaaagaatcataatcattaGCATGCATTCTAGaccatacctcataaggtgttttTCCTCCTATTGTAGacgatggtagacgattgatgagatgacactcATATCTAAcaacctcagcccaaaaccttttgtctaaccagcattagacaacatacatctaACTTTCTCCAGCAAtgtccgattcatgcgctctgccaccccattttgctgtggtgtatCTCGAACTATGAAGTGtcaagcaataccttcatcctgacataccttcataaacgggtcactcatgtattcaccaccattatctgatctgagccatttaatctttctgtcggtttgagtttcaactaattttttccacttaaggaaaatattacacatttcatttttatgcttcatataatacacccaaactcttttggaaaaATCGTCAATAAAAgcgacaaaataatgcataccacccaacgaagccgaTTTTGTGGGCCCTCATACATCTTTATaaatgtagtctaaaataccttcaatctggtggattgttgtgccaaatttcactctagtttgttttcccagaatgcaatgctcacaaaattcaagtttgcacacctttgcaccctttaacaaacctcgcttagctaattgttgcaaagatttttctcctgcatgtgctaatcgcatatgccataatctgattgtatctgaacctgcatctttctcagaaacaacagctgctaaGCCACTAACTGTACTatcttgtaaataatacaagttattttttctTATTCCTTTCATCTGCActagcgcacctgatttaatctttaaggttccatcttttaaagtgatagtgaaccctttagattctaagacacccaatgaaatcagatttttctttaggcttggaacatacctaacattagtcaaggtcttaatagttccatcttgacattttaactgtattgatcctattccagttgttttacaagtattatcatttctcaTAAAAACAACCGCACCATCTAAttctttaaaattagaaaatcattccctattagGACACATATGATAGGAataaccagaatccaaaatcaagtcaccaaaataatgtgatgaagatgttccaacaagagaaaaatctgactcacttccatcatcattggctataatggcattagaatgtgctttgcccttattcttctgctgtaatttagggcaatctttcttctaATGCCCTTTCTCACGaaaaaaggcacattcatctttagtaggtctcccatgagatttacttttccttccaggcatacgactctgagaatgTTCCcatattgttagtgcttctgttgtttccttatggaccctttgatccgtctttctgcattcagtactaatcaatgcagtacaaacaacatcattaGTAACTTTATCTTtaccatacaataaagtggtggtccaatgttcatactcatcaagaAGATAATttagtaacaatatgactttatcctcctctttcaccttttcatccaaatttaacaaatgccaaaattttattgaaagcatttatgtggtcattaattgaaatacttggttgatactagaagcgaaacaatttctttttcaaatagagccgattttctagactcttggtcataaatgtttcttccaatgtcttccacaatttctttgcagatgtctccctcataacataatatttctgatttttggcgagacatAGATGAATCATATCACATgcttgacgattgatcttttcccaatctctgtcacccatatctactggtttatcatccaaatcAATATCTTgttcttgctgatacaagatgtccatcacctcacattgccacataccaaaattattggtaccatcaaatttctccacctcaaatcgagtattagctatcgtcttcgatgatgatgtcgaagccgaaggggttggagttcgtgtggacagagtttcttttactgctgcactagtttctgtcatcttgtatatattcaatagcaaccaacaacgCAAAAGGCTTAGGATGAATAgttgtgtctactctgttttatcctatgaaattccactttgaccaggttGACCTCGAGGGAGCGATTGAGTCGCAATGGCCTCTGatcactcgcttagacaaggtctttcttaagcattaaacgtggaatcaaggatcctaacagaggaacacctctatatcaacactattcaacctaactttgataccaattgttgtgtcgggcaccccacttgtgtcaaataccactactacaactattgctatttaatatataagaaattaaagtaatgcaaaaactaataataaaacagtaaaaaaaaaaaacaagacatgaaattaacgaggttcgatatagaattacctacgtcctcgatcgttgatgatcaatccactacttcttgaaaatacaactttgaagtgtgttttacaaatgaagagttgaactctttatatagtttcaacctcaagttcaaaaaacacttctctccaatgtgggacaaataatataaaaaattcaaaacaaccttttatattAATAtgaaactattctaccaatgtgggacaaaaaacaacagaGGTGTACAAGGGATCTGGGATCGAAGAGAGATTAATTAGATCTTGTACTGTCATCGTTTCATAGTGAATTTTTCTCTAGGTgcacgtaaaatctctcgtctatatttttctgtgaatgttctttgtgtgatttattttgttgatcggaagattaaacCCGCTGTGCGTCAAAAGaaactattttattattttttaataagtgTATCATTCCTGCATAATAATACAAACCTACCCAATTTATAATATTGGGGTTTAAAATAACATAACTAATTTGTTATAATGGAAGATATTGTTTGAAAGTAACTTCGCACTTCTTGTAAGTCCAATGGATAGCATGATCAAGTATGTGTTTCGGTTGAAATAGTTAACTACTATTGCATAGAGTGAAAACATGTCTTTGTCATTTGTTGGTCAATTTTATGCTAATAGTTGTATTATAAATAATATTTCTACAGTATATTAGAGTATTTCAAATAAAAACAATTATAATATAGccatataaaactaaaattaaattgTTACATGTAAAATGTGGCAACACGTGCGATACACGCACACTACACTAGTTCAAATCAAAAAAATAAGTGCCTAAAGCCTTCTTCTATTTGCAAAAAGAGATGTGTCTATCTTTAAATGGTTAAAAAACATTCAATAAATGCAACGTCAAAAAAAAAAGAGCGATTAACGGCGTCAAGGGCATTTAACGGCTACCGGCATGGCTGGTGGAATTCAAAATATAGCCGTTACAAAATCTCCAACGGCTATCTTTCTCAAATATCGGCGCTCCTGTTGTCCTCAAGTGCCTCTGAACCCTCACCAACGGTATAAAATAGTTAAAACAAGCTGAAATATCATACCCCCCCTGAATCCCTcactctctcaatctctctctctctcaatctctctctctctctctctcaagcaaGAAGTCTTCCAAAACATCGAGGTGAGTTTTTTGAAACCTGCTCGTGCAAAATATTTCCTTTTCTTGGGGGCTCTCTGTTGTTGATTCGTGATGGAATTCTCTAGGGCTTGTTTGGGTTCCCTGGTTTACCCTCCTGTCTTTGACTTTGATTTTCTGCTGTTGCTCAACTTCTGGgctttattttagttttgatttTATCTGTCTCTTCCTCTTATATTTTGCTTTATAGCTATTTCCCTGTGCTGTGGTGGTCTTTTACCCTGCAGAAATTTGTTCTGATTGATTTCTTCCTCACATCCATATATGAATGCTCTATACATTTGATTATTAGTAATTAATAGTGTTTGTGGACTTATCTTAAAGATTCTTATTTCACCAATTTCTGACACTGCCTTGGTTTCACTTCTGCTATTCCCTCTTGCCATTTTGCTTGGATTTTCTCATTTTCAGATTTTTTGGGAGTCAAGATGAACGACCTAATGACAAAATCATTCACCAATTATGTGGATCTAAAGAAAGCAGCGATGAAAGATTTAGAAGCCGACCACGATTTTGAGATGACAGCAACCCAGATGGACCATAACCTCACTCTATTCTTAGAGGACGCTGACAAGGTGAGGAAGGAGATGGGATCTATCCAAGACATTTTGGGAAAACTACAGGAAGCAAATGAAGAAAGCAAATCCCTGCACAAGCCTGAGGCCCTCAAGTCGCTCCGCAGCAGGATCAATGCTGACATCACAACCGTGCAGCGGAAGGCCAGAAGCATTAAGTCCCAGCTCGAAGAAATGGACCGTGCCAACGCTGCAATCACTAGGCTCTCAGGATGCAAGGAAGGGACCCCTGTCTACCGAACCCGAACATCCGTCACAAATGGGCTGAGGAAGAAGCTCAAGGAGCTAATGATGGATTTTCAGGGTCTGAGGCAGAGGATGATGACAGAGTATAAGGAGACCGTGGGGAGGCGGTACTTCACCGTGACAGGGGAGTACCCAAATGAGGAGGTGATAGAAAAGATCATTTCCAACGGCGAAGGGGGTGAGCAATTTCTAACCAAGGCCATTCAGGAGCATGGGAGGGGAAAGGTGATAGAGACTGTGGTTGAGATTCAGGACCGGCACGACGCAGCGAAGGAGGTCGAGAGGAATTTGCTTGAGCTGCACCAGGTGTTTTTGGACATGGCTGTAATGGTGGAGGCACAGGGGGAGCAGATGGACAATATCGAACACCACGTGATGAGTGCTTCCCAGTATGTCAAGGACGGCACCAAAAACCTCAAGACGGCGAAAGATTACCAGCGAAGCAGCAGGAAGTGTATGTGTTTGGGATTGATACTTCTATTGCTGATCATTCTTATAATTGTCATCCCCATTGCCACCAGCTTCAGCAGTTCCTGAATGCCTCCGGGAGGATTTAACATCCCGTTATTCCTTCTTTGACTAAATTTATTATTTTGGGTTGTTCGATTTCATATTGTTTCTTGTTCTTCATGTAGGTGGGTTATttattctatttaaaaaaaaaaaagagttgtaATTGGTGTTTCAATATTAATTATAAGAATGCGTTTTTTCatggatttttagggtaatatctgattttcctagtctcttattTCACGGTACAATGCTCCAATGAATTTGGAATAAGTGTAGAACACATTTGTTggtttccctccttgtggggcccaataATTGGAAAGAGTTATTTTTTAATGGCTGTTGGCTTGTCAAGGAAGCAATTCTCACCTTCAGCAAAAGGTCTCACGCGCAGTGGCTGACTCTtaatctccttctttttctttatttcgTTTTTCCTGCTTGCTGCCATTGGACTCTCTGTTTTTCAATACCAGCTCCCAACGCCTGCAACACTCCTTCTGCCTACAGCAGCTCCTCACAACTGTAGGGCTGCCAGTCTTCTTCTCCAGCAGCTGCGGCTACAAGCTACTGCCCTCACTCTTGGACTCCGACTGTGTATTATTAACAGCATATTGAGTTATTCTGGTTGTGCTCgttttggttggttctttggaattttgttcagaatatttggtgagaactttccatcttgctacatttatttatacactcttgtgtatttgtaagactTATGTCTTTTGcatccactttgtacaacatattttggtgatagtggatttggaccgtcgtgccccgtggacgtacctcaacatttgaaggaaccacgttaaatttcttgtgtctcaatTTTTTTACTTGTGAGAATTTGTTCGTATATAATATttccctaacaagtggtatcagagctgtgtttatttgtacgcattaaatttgtgtaaatcatggatggtaatgttggtcgtatgattagcttcaatggaagcaattgggtaacttggaaaacaaaaatgcaagatcttttattttgcaaggatttggatgggcctattgagggtgatagccgaaagcctaaagacatgagtgatgatgagtggaataggcttaataggaaaaccgttggtgttatccggcaatggattgatgatagtgt
It encodes the following:
- the LOC131165200 gene encoding syntaxin-related protein KNOLLE — its product is MNDLMTKSFTNYVDLKKAAMKDLEADHDFEMTATQMDHNLTLFLEDADKVRKEMGSIQDILGKLQEANEESKSLHKPEALKSLRSRINADITTVQRKARSIKSQLEEMDRANAAITRLSGCKEGTPVYRTRTSVTNGLRKKLKELMMDFQGLRQRMMTEYKETVGRRYFTVTGEYPNEEVIEKIISNGEGGEQFLTKAIQEHGRGKVIETVVEIQDRHDAAKEVERNLLELHQVFLDMAVMVEAQGEQMDNIEHHVMSASQYVKDGTKNLKTAKDYQRSSRKCMCLGLILLLLIILIIVIPIATSFSSS